The Pseudomonas sp. TH06 genome has a window encoding:
- a CDS encoding DUF308 domain-containing protein → MVRLSMVLLGHEFVRKRWSALALTGVVWGAAGVGIFIDALDGVLYFPLHLFGYLLLLEALMLLLVPAPQTGTAAALRKARGLAFLLLGLLIIDRQHAAGLILAVLFGGAFLVDGGFRLAAAVVVRFVGWQVSLLTGLFEIGFGLFILEPYPTLYKGTVPFCIGMSIFLSGCALLRQSLRFKNWQSPVSPFSASAPAPSAALVIHVWTPSGTVDDTLVRNRLLNRYIAAVDINGVISAGHAALECGPDIYISHYPLDDIDRSAGDFVRLLRATPNNDVAGRFLPDYAGEVADWCPSSVQVSFAHYDARRLNAFWAQYRQNSTYNLTSRNCSSAVAHSLEAALEGAMNRGHSSMLDFARVIISPEFWVAAQVRKRAEVMAWTPGLVLDYARALHAAIEPAPPGWHSIYAVSKRAFGYAATALRGREVHPVQPPPANPSDKS, encoded by the coding sequence ATGGTCCGCTTGAGTATGGTCTTGCTCGGTCACGAATTCGTCCGCAAGCGTTGGTCCGCGCTGGCGCTGACGGGCGTTGTCTGGGGTGCGGCCGGTGTGGGCATCTTCATTGATGCGCTGGACGGTGTTTTGTATTTTCCGCTGCATCTTTTCGGCTATCTGTTGTTACTGGAGGCTCTGATGCTGCTGCTGGTGCCGGCACCGCAGACCGGTACCGCCGCTGCCCTGCGTAAAGCGCGAGGGTTGGCTTTTCTCTTGCTGGGGCTGCTGATCATCGACAGGCAACATGCCGCCGGCCTGATTCTGGCGGTGTTGTTCGGCGGGGCTTTTCTGGTCGATGGGGGTTTTCGGCTGGCGGCTGCGGTGGTGGTGCGTTTTGTCGGTTGGCAAGTGTCGCTGCTGACGGGGTTGTTCGAAATCGGTTTTGGCCTGTTCATCCTCGAACCGTACCCGACCCTTTATAAGGGGACGGTGCCGTTCTGCATTGGCATGAGCATTTTTCTCTCGGGCTGCGCCTTGTTGCGGCAGTCCTTGCGTTTCAAAAACTGGCAGTCGCCGGTCAGCCCTTTCTCCGCCAGTGCACCGGCCCCCAGCGCCGCGCTGGTGATTCATGTCTGGACACCCAGCGGCACCGTTGATGACACCCTGGTGCGCAATCGACTGCTCAATCGCTACATAGCGGCGGTCGACATCAACGGCGTGATCTCCGCCGGGCACGCAGCGCTGGAATGTGGCCCGGACATCTACATCAGTCATTATCCGCTGGACGACATTGATCGTTCGGCAGGGGATTTCGTGCGTTTGCTACGGGCGACGCCGAACAACGATGTCGCTGGCAGGTTTCTGCCGGACTATGCGGGCGAGGTGGCTGACTGGTGTCCGTCTTCGGTTCAGGTCAGTTTTGCCCACTACGATGCCCGGCGGCTGAATGCGTTCTGGGCGCAGTATCGGCAAAACAGCACTTACAACCTCACCAGTCGCAACTGTTCCAGCGCCGTCGCCCATAGTCTCGAAGCAGCGCTTGAAGGGGCGATGAATCGTGGTCATTCGAGCATGCTGGATTTTGCCCGCGTCATCATCAGCCCCGAGTTCTGGGTGGCGGCGCAAGTGCGCAAGCGCGCCGAGGTGATGGCCTGGACGCCGGGTCTGGTGCTTGATTACGCGCGGGCCTTGCATGCTGCGATCGAACCGGCACCGCCGGGCTGGCACAGTATTTATGCGGTGAGCAAGCGTGCGTTTGGGTATGCGGCCACTGCCTTGCGGGGGCGCGAGGTGCATCCGGTGCAACCGCCACCCGCGAATCCTTCCGACAAGTCCTGA
- a CDS encoding efflux transporter outer membrane subunit, whose protein sequence is MSGKTLRSSLTLVLSAMILAGCANYSGLDTHGQNLDAKSLKVGQSLNGVTLSPAAWPKSDWWTSLGDPQLDGLIREALHDSPDMQIAEARAHQASAAAYAADAARYPTLDASAGISRSRLAKDQDPLGQGDAYATVRNVSAGFNYNFDLWGGQRDAWEAALGQARAAEVDRQAAQLTLAADVARAYSDLGQAHIVYDLANDDLKRTKQMLDLSQRRLSSGIDSQYQFQQTQSLEASSEASLIDAEKRLNSAKIALAVLLGKGPDRGNEIARPKVLQASAVAVPSVLPAELLGRRPDLVAARWRVEAASKDIDSAKTQFYPNLNLTASAGAESLLGDAMFGSASRFFNIAPTISVPIFDGGRLRANLDARDADYDLAVAQYNKSLVKALGDVSDTINQLRDIGRQIGAQQHATEIAQDSYNTVVQRYGSGIGNYLDVLSIEQQLLQAQRQLANLNAEQIDLSIQLMQALGGGFQGDTLTAAATPATPHN, encoded by the coding sequence ATGAGCGGTAAAACCTTGCGCAGCAGCCTGACCCTGGTGCTGTCGGCGATGATCCTTGCCGGTTGCGCCAACTACAGCGGCCTCGACACCCACGGCCAGAACCTCGATGCAAAAAGCCTGAAAGTCGGCCAATCCCTCAACGGCGTGACCCTGTCGCCGGCCGCCTGGCCGAAAAGCGACTGGTGGACCAGCCTTGGCGATCCGCAACTCGACGGTTTGATCCGCGAAGCCTTGCACGACAGCCCGGACATGCAGATCGCCGAAGCGCGCGCCCATCAGGCCAGCGCCGCCGCGTATGCCGCCGATGCCGCACGGTATCCGACCCTCGACGCCAGCGCCGGCATCAGCCGTTCGCGTCTGGCCAAGGATCAGGATCCGCTGGGGCAGGGCGATGCCTACGCCACCGTGCGCAACGTCAGCGCCGGCTTCAATTACAACTTCGACCTGTGGGGCGGCCAGCGCGATGCGTGGGAAGCCGCACTCGGTCAGGCCCGCGCTGCTGAAGTCGATCGTCAGGCCGCGCAGTTGACGCTGGCTGCCGACGTCGCCCGTGCTTACAGCGATCTGGGTCAGGCGCACATCGTTTATGACCTGGCCAACGACGACCTCAAGCGCACTAAACAAATGCTCGACCTGAGCCAGCGTCGCCTGAGCTCCGGCATCGACAGCCAGTACCAGTTCCAGCAAACGCAAAGTCTTGAGGCCAGCTCCGAAGCCAGCTTGATCGATGCGGAAAAACGCCTGAACAGCGCCAAGATCGCGCTCGCTGTGCTGCTTGGCAAAGGCCCGGATCGCGGCAATGAAATTGCCCGCCCGAAAGTTCTGCAAGCCAGCGCCGTTGCGGTGCCATCGGTATTGCCGGCGGAGCTGCTCGGTCGTCGTCCGGATCTGGTCGCTGCACGCTGGCGCGTTGAAGCCGCGAGCAAAGACATCGACTCGGCGAAAACCCAGTTCTATCCCAACTTGAACCTCACGGCCTCGGCCGGTGCCGAATCTTTGTTGGGTGACGCGATGTTCGGTTCGGCCAGTCGCTTCTTCAACATTGCCCCGACCATTTCGGTGCCGATCTTCGATGGCGGGCGCCTGCGCGCCAACCTCGATGCGCGCGACGCCGATTACGATCTGGCGGTGGCGCAGTACAACAAAAGTCTGGTGAAGGCACTGGGCGATGTCAGCGACACGATCAACCAGTTGCGTGACATCGGTCGGCAGATCGGCGCGCAGCAACACGCCACCGAGATTGCTCAGGACTCTTACAACACCGTCGTCCAGCGTTACGGTTCCGGCATCGGCAACTACCTGGACGTGCTCAGCATCGAGCAGCAACTGCTGCAGGCCCAGCGTCAGTTGGCCAACCTCAATGCCGAGCAGATCGACCTGTCGATTCAACTGATGCAAGCGCTGGGCGGCGGCTTCCAGGGGGACACCCTGACCGCAGCCGCCACCCCAGCCACGCCGCACAACTAA
- a CDS encoding ATP-binding protein: MRLKNYLHQISPILSSPDAARRLLRIFALVLLVGILGGVYSFLLFTFNNEISQRRSYMSSAIAEAHTFFTTREALLESLSLSATHMANMDLPVSEEEIRLLLGQAPGQQWSIWLTRRMRDYLKARQLNLVYVSSGPRTQVLRLYNATAVIGRVPETMLEQLQTLKHHNSGNVKELWLTHAADGHSQLYIFIRLDARDINSGWLGLEMDDREVSSALNDHSAGEFTMFNSQGKPLFSNSHKPPPEQHLPLLRQQDFFGFVGDGWLPEQLVLRKQLKSSDWQLTYSIDLLAVLRALWPQMLGALLFCVLSISLVCLLVRRLEHRFITPAIQRIQALVESELFSRDVIQTAPVALCVLRRSDGQVVLDNTLARQWLGQCSEQLGAGWIRDAFDQHSPCLTDYFETADGRHLYLSCAPTRYKGEDVLLCAFSDISARRQIEAALEQARQSADAANEAKTLFLATMSHEIRTPLYGVLGTLELLARTQLDTQQKSYLRAIEGSSATLLQLICDVLDVSKIEAGQLALELSEFSVPELVHEVVQGYAAAAQSKGLQLYACLDPQLPERLIGDVSRVRQILNNLLSNAVKFTDSGRVVLRVRLLAREGERVSLQWQVSDTGKGIAHDDQAFIFEPFYQTAGNTNVAAGTGLGLPICQRLTHLMNGTLRMVSEPGLGSSFSLSVPLEQRCGNAPSTALPPLAADLVYVVSPVRELADSISGWLRRWGARVHIGAPDSIEPDSTALLLELYPAAFGQRPNLAWRGPRVLASGDGAHEPQFSGDGWQVNLNDLLAIQRAVRQAQSGQIVQRPQDTESHALRPLRLHILVAEDNVINQLILRDQLEELGCTVALASDGEEALSLWPDAAFDIVLTDVNMPRLNGYELAKALRRLGCSIPIIGATANALRGEDALCLAAGMNHCLVKPFTLRALFAVLAPYERVAHEAL, encoded by the coding sequence ATGCGATTGAAGAACTACCTCCATCAGATCAGCCCGATCCTGTCCTCGCCCGATGCGGCGCGGCGTCTGCTGCGCATTTTTGCCCTGGTGCTGCTGGTGGGCATTCTCGGCGGCGTCTACAGCTTTCTGCTGTTTACCTTCAACAATGAGATTTCCCAACGGCGCAGCTACATGAGCAGCGCCATCGCCGAAGCGCATACCTTTTTCACCACCCGCGAAGCACTGCTGGAAAGCCTGAGCCTGTCGGCTACGCACATGGCCAACATGGATTTGCCGGTCTCCGAGGAAGAGATCCGCCTGCTGCTCGGGCAAGCGCCGGGGCAGCAATGGAGCATCTGGCTGACCCGACGCATGCGCGATTACCTCAAGGCCCGGCAGCTCAACCTGGTCTACGTCAGCAGCGGCCCCCGGACCCAAGTGTTGCGCCTGTACAACGCAACCGCGGTGATCGGCCGTGTCCCCGAGACCATGCTCGAACAACTGCAGACCCTCAAGCACCACAACAGCGGCAACGTCAAAGAACTCTGGCTGACCCATGCCGCCGACGGCCACTCGCAGCTATACATCTTCATTCGTCTAGACGCGCGCGATATCAACTCCGGCTGGCTCGGCCTGGAAATGGACGACCGCGAAGTCTCCAGCGCCCTGAACGACCACAGTGCCGGCGAGTTCACCATGTTCAACTCCCAAGGCAAACCGCTGTTCAGCAACAGCCACAAACCACCGCCAGAACAGCACCTGCCGTTGCTGCGACAACAGGATTTCTTCGGCTTCGTCGGCGATGGCTGGCTGCCCGAGCAATTGGTGTTGCGCAAGCAGCTGAAATCCTCGGACTGGCAGCTGACTTACTCCATCGACTTGCTGGCGGTACTGCGCGCCCTGTGGCCACAAATGCTCGGCGCGCTGCTGTTCTGCGTGTTGAGTATCAGCCTAGTGTGCCTGTTGGTCCGACGTCTGGAGCATCGTTTCATTACCCCGGCAATCCAGCGCATTCAGGCATTGGTGGAAAGCGAACTGTTCAGCCGCGACGTGATTCAGACCGCGCCGGTGGCGCTGTGCGTACTGCGCCGCAGTGACGGTCAAGTGGTGCTGGATAACACCCTCGCGCGGCAATGGCTGGGCCAGTGCAGCGAGCAACTGGGCGCCGGCTGGATCCGCGATGCGTTCGACCAACACTCGCCGTGCCTGACCGATTACTTCGAGACTGCCGACGGTCGTCACCTGTACCTGAGCTGTGCGCCGACCCGCTATAAAGGTGAAGACGTCTTGCTCTGTGCGTTCAGTGACATCAGCGCTCGGCGACAGATCGAAGCAGCACTGGAACAGGCACGCCAATCGGCCGATGCCGCCAACGAAGCCAAGACTTTGTTTCTGGCGACCATGAGCCACGAAATACGCACCCCGCTCTACGGCGTGCTGGGCACCCTGGAGTTGCTAGCGCGCACGCAACTGGACACTCAGCAGAAAAGTTACCTGCGGGCGATCGAAGGATCATCGGCTACGTTGCTGCAGTTGATTTGCGACGTGCTCGATGTGTCGAAGATCGAGGCCGGGCAACTGGCGCTGGAGCTGAGCGAGTTTTCCGTCCCGGAACTGGTGCACGAAGTGGTGCAAGGCTATGCCGCCGCGGCGCAAAGCAAAGGCCTGCAACTCTATGCCTGCCTGGACCCGCAACTGCCTGAGCGCTTGATCGGCGATGTCAGTCGGGTGCGGCAGATCCTCAACAACCTGCTGAGTAACGCGGTCAAGTTCACCGATTCCGGGCGCGTGGTATTGCGGGTCAGACTGCTCGCTCGTGAAGGCGAACGCGTGAGCCTGCAATGGCAGGTTTCCGACACCGGCAAAGGCATCGCCCATGACGATCAGGCGTTTATTTTCGAGCCGTTCTACCAGACCGCCGGCAACACCAATGTCGCCGCCGGCACAGGCCTCGGTCTGCCCATTTGCCAACGTCTGACGCACTTGATGAACGGCACTCTGCGCATGGTCAGCGAGCCGGGCCTGGGCAGCAGTTTTTCCCTCAGCGTGCCGCTGGAGCAACGCTGCGGCAACGCACCCTCTACTGCTTTGCCGCCCTTGGCCGCGGACCTCGTCTATGTCGTTTCGCCCGTGCGCGAACTGGCCGACAGCATCAGCGGCTGGTTGCGCCGCTGGGGTGCCCGCGTGCATATCGGCGCACCGGATAGCATCGAGCCGGATTCGACGGCGCTGCTGCTGGAGCTGTATCCCGCAGCCTTCGGACAGCGCCCGAACCTGGCATGGCGTGGGCCGCGCGTACTGGCCAGCGGTGACGGCGCCCATGAGCCGCAGTTCAGCGGCGACGGCTGGCAGGTCAATCTGAATGATCTGCTGGCGATTCAACGCGCCGTTCGCCAAGCCCAGAGCGGCCAGATCGTTCAACGCCCGCAAGACACTGAATCCCATGCCCTGCGCCCGTTACGCCTGCACATCCTGGTGGCCGAAGACAACGTCATCAATCAACTGATCCTGCGCGATCAGCTCGAAGAACTGGGCTGCACCGTAGCGCTGGCCAGCGATGGCGAAGAGGCTTTGTCGCTGTGGCCCGACGCTGCGTTCGACATCGTCCTGACCGACGTCAACATGCCCCGCCTCAACGGCTACGAACTGGCCAAAGCCCTGCGGCGCCTCGGTTGCAGCATCCCGATCATCGGCGCGACCGCCAACGCCCTGCGCGGTGAGGATGCGCTGTGCCTGGCCGCTGGGATGAATCACTGCCTGGTCAAACCTTTTACGCTACGAGCCTTGTTCGCTGTCCTGGCTCCCTACGAACGAGTCGCTCATGAAGCCCTGTAG
- a CDS encoding fimbrial protein: MLRLFKIADVIDVQKIPAGTLGTFHADGVSPLAMATNGTTIVPQSCETPDIKVDMGSHDMSSFAHNGAYSELVKFDISLNNCPPGIKKVTYTLKPTPTSPSQNSTRGIVQLSADSTAQGVALQVLNSDGNPLVLNQSYVFADYPSVGGNLKIPLSARYFRVAETGGNGGFDKGMRAGTANATIAFVMSYL; encoded by the coding sequence GTGCTACGACTATTCAAAATAGCGGATGTAATCGATGTACAGAAAATCCCGGCAGGAACACTGGGGACTTTTCATGCAGATGGTGTATCACCACTAGCAATGGCGACCAATGGCACAACGATTGTGCCTCAATCCTGTGAAACGCCGGACATCAAAGTAGACATGGGGTCGCATGACATGAGTAGCTTTGCCCACAACGGAGCATATTCTGAGCTGGTCAAATTTGACATCAGCCTTAACAATTGTCCGCCGGGCATAAAAAAAGTAACTTATACACTCAAGCCTACCCCAACTTCTCCCTCGCAAAATTCCACGAGGGGTATCGTACAGCTGAGTGCAGATTCGACTGCTCAGGGTGTGGCTTTGCAAGTACTCAATAGCGATGGAAACCCCTTGGTTTTAAATCAAAGCTATGTATTCGCAGACTATCCCTCTGTGGGAGGCAACTTGAAGATCCCCCTGAGCGCTCGTTACTTTCGCGTCGCTGAAACAGGTGGCAATGGTGGGTTTGACAAGGGCATGCGCGCCGGAACAGCCAACGCAACGATTGCATTTGTCATGAGTTACCTTTGA
- a CDS encoding MarR family transcriptional regulator has protein sequence MKHFTPDEFKHCHLGLLLGRAALLKDKIIDTHMEPHGITAAQFKVLIIMAQFGVDTPAELCRHLSLDSGSMTRMLDRLEQKGFLARQRSEGDRRQVQLKLTEQGQQLADRLPHIGADAMNELAGAVTPDELKTLEYILKKILLGAGDPITIQRLGEHNER, from the coding sequence ATGAAGCATTTCACCCCGGACGAATTCAAACACTGCCATCTCGGCCTGTTGCTTGGCCGTGCTGCGCTGCTCAAAGACAAGATCATCGACACCCACATGGAACCCCACGGCATCACCGCCGCGCAGTTCAAGGTGTTGATCATCATGGCGCAGTTCGGCGTCGATACCCCGGCCGAACTGTGCCGGCACCTGTCGCTGGACAGCGGTTCGATGACGCGCATGCTCGATCGTCTGGAGCAGAAAGGCTTTCTGGCTCGCCAACGCAGCGAAGGCGATCGCCGTCAGGTGCAGCTCAAGCTTACCGAGCAGGGCCAGCAACTGGCCGATCGCCTGCCGCACATCGGCGCCGACGCGATGAATGAACTGGCGGGCGCCGTTACCCCGGACGAGTTGAAAACCCTGGAATACATCCTCAAGAAAATTCTGCTGGGAGCCGGTGACCCGATCACCATCCAGCGGCTAGGTGAACACAATGAGCGGTAA